A region from the Brachyspira hampsonii genome encodes:
- a CDS encoding serpulina hyodysenteriae variable surface protein — MYGADGNDWINFLTHGNQFRARMEQLGFTLGNGTIKGTLGVKADGGWMGSILTGDDKDIQLNATVSAGIGYTSDMLGIGLGYNFTYIDKYLQVHTPTLVFNTLNNNLRLAIPIQVAVTDNAYGFGKGNTKFTGIGFNQIELRYYTGIDAFNFIRLDFSYKNGTWEQTSLGKGSIETFGMQLRLYFLNTQVGNVTVNPYIRIDYHQVLKGDYTLSQNGFSRDYLTIGDMYKNEGLYALGENETQSDIYDVSPFYLSIKPVLSLAASSDVVSVYFEPAIGYAVTSEKRKDVAQQTSHALTWAAYGELYITPVKDLEWYFELDVNGNVNGSTTVANVNLPPVLFETTTGITWYLPSLDGNTAQ; from the coding sequence ATGTACGGTGCAGACGGTAATGACTGGATTAATTTCCTTACTCATGGCAATCAATTCAGAGCTAGAATGGAGCAGTTGGGTTTTACATTAGGAAATGGCACAATTAAAGGTACATTAGGTGTCAAAGCTGACGGAGGATGGATGGGAAGCATTCTTACAGGAGATGACAAAGATATACAATTAAATGCTACAGTATCAGCTGGTATAGGATACACTTCTGATATGTTAGGTATTGGTCTAGGATATAACTTTACATATATAGATAAATATTTACAGGTACATACTCCTACATTGGTATTTAATACTTTAAATAATAATTTGAGATTAGCAATACCTATACAAGTTGCTGTAACAGATAATGCTTATGGATTTGGTAAGGGTAATACAAAATTTACAGGTATAGGTTTTAATCAGATAGAATTAAGATATTATACAGGAATAGATGCATTTAATTTTATAAGATTAGACTTCTCTTATAAAAATGGTACTTGGGAACAGACTTCTTTAGGTAAAGGCAGTATTGAAACTTTCGGCATGCAGTTGAGATTATACTTCTTAAATACTCAAGTAGGTAATGTAACAGTTAATCCTTATATCAGAATAGATTACCATCAAGTATTAAAAGGAGATTATACTTTATCTCAAAATGGTTTCTCTCGTGATTATTTGACAATAGGAGATATGTATAAGAATGAAGGACTTTATGCTTTAGGAGAAAATGAAACTCAGTCAGATATATACGATGTTAGTCCTTTCTATTTGTCAATTAAACCTGTATTATCTTTGGCAGCAAGCAGTGATGTAGTATCTGTTTATTTTGAACCGGCTATAGGTTATGCAGTAACTTCAGAAAAAAGAAAAGACGTAGCACAGCAGACAAGCCATGCATTGACTTGGGCTGCTTATGGAGAACTTTATATAACTCCTGTTAAAGACTTAGAATGGTACTTTGAGTTAGATGTTAATGGCAATGTTAATGGAAGCACTACAGTTGCTAATGTTAATCTTCCTCCAGTATTATTTGAAACTACTACAGGTATAACTTGGTACTTACCTTCATTAGATGGAAATACAGCTCAATAA
- the lon gene encoding endopeptidase La: MVKDKNKLNKDIDNNKNSDNYRNKKEDNTVAIVEDKLPSRLIIIPVMGKPLFPGLYAPFPIPAHHADAVNKAIAENDGFLGLNLYISDTPSEKKTPSVDEIYKVGVVVKVFKKLNLPDGGLNLLINSIRRYKIIKFVTTDPVIRAEPLYIPDIDPFRNEKEAKEIKAYTRALLSDIKAISENNPLFTEEMRLTMVNVDDPGRLADFATSMLNVERASQQEILETFDIQERLEKVHLLLQKEREISEIQQKIQGSINSKVQKQQREYFLKEQLKEIKKELGYDTDPKQRDIEKYKKTLEELNVIDEVKERMEQEIEKISTIDTHSPEYTVSKNYLDTLFALPWNKENKEREDISKSKKILDRDHYGLEDVKERIYEFLAVRKLNPEKKSSILCFVGPPGVGKTSIGKSIAEALNRPFFRFSLGGMRDEAEIKGHRRTYIGAMPGKIIEALKIVKVKNPVLMLDEIDKLGTSFQGDPSSALLEVLDPEQNASFRDHYLDLPFDLSNVLFITTANTLDTIPRPLLDRMEVIRLSGYIMEEKLKIASKYIIPRQVKAHGLDIKYIKFTNKAISKIIDGYAREAGVRNFERRIERICRKIAAYIVEYNKTSYDYTIDENDLEKYLKKPIFTEDFTEKDLKPGNSIGLAWTSLGGATLTIESIKVSEKKDSGNIQVTGQLGDVMSESVEIAYSYVKSVAKDYGVPENYFNDAMIHLHIPEGATPKDGPSAGITMATALLSLSMNKVIRNDTAMTGELSLNGKVLPIGGLKEKTIAAKRLGFIKHIIIPYENIRDLDEIPENVKKGLTFHPVKDVREVFDFMFKLNKLNNKKEVKKKYKKSK; encoded by the coding sequence ATGGTTAAAGATAAAAACAAATTAAATAAAGATATAGATAATAATAAAAATAGCGATAATTATAGAAATAAAAAAGAGGATAATACTGTTGCAATAGTGGAAGATAAATTACCTTCAAGATTAATAATTATACCTGTAATGGGAAAGCCTTTATTCCCAGGACTTTATGCTCCGTTTCCAATACCAGCACATCATGCTGATGCTGTAAATAAAGCTATAGCCGAAAATGACGGATTTTTAGGACTTAATTTATATATTTCAGATACACCGTCTGAAAAGAAAACACCTTCTGTTGATGAGATATACAAAGTTGGTGTTGTAGTAAAAGTATTTAAAAAACTAAATTTACCAGACGGCGGACTTAATCTTCTTATAAACTCCATACGAAGATATAAGATTATAAAATTTGTAACTACAGATCCTGTTATAAGAGCAGAACCGCTTTATATACCTGATATAGATCCTTTCAGAAATGAGAAAGAAGCTAAAGAAATTAAAGCATATACCAGAGCTTTACTTTCAGACATAAAAGCTATAAGTGAGAATAATCCTCTTTTCACTGAAGAAATGCGTCTTACTATGGTAAATGTTGATGATCCTGGAAGATTAGCTGATTTTGCTACCTCAATGCTTAATGTAGAGAGAGCAAGCCAGCAGGAAATACTTGAAACTTTTGATATTCAGGAAAGACTTGAAAAAGTTCATCTTCTTCTTCAGAAAGAAAGAGAGATATCTGAGATACAGCAGAAAATACAAGGCAGTATCAATTCAAAAGTACAAAAACAGCAGAGGGAATATTTCTTAAAAGAACAATTAAAAGAAATTAAAAAAGAATTAGGATATGATACTGATCCTAAACAAAGAGATATAGAAAAATACAAAAAAACCCTTGAAGAACTAAATGTGATAGATGAAGTTAAAGAGAGAATGGAGCAGGAAATAGAAAAGATTTCTACAATAGATACGCATTCTCCTGAATATACTGTATCTAAAAATTATTTGGATACTTTATTTGCTTTGCCTTGGAATAAGGAAAATAAAGAAAGAGAAGATATATCAAAAAGCAAAAAGATATTGGATAGAGATCATTACGGACTTGAAGATGTTAAAGAGAGAATATATGAATTTCTAGCTGTTAGAAAATTAAATCCGGAGAAAAAATCTTCTATACTATGTTTTGTAGGTCCTCCGGGTGTAGGTAAAACTTCCATAGGAAAGAGCATTGCTGAAGCATTAAACAGACCTTTCTTTAGGTTTTCTTTAGGCGGTATGAGAGATGAAGCCGAAATAAAAGGACATAGAAGAACTTATATAGGTGCTATGCCGGGTAAAATAATAGAGGCTTTAAAAATAGTAAAAGTTAAAAATCCTGTTCTTATGCTTGATGAAATTGATAAATTAGGAACTAGTTTTCAGGGAGATCCTTCAAGTGCTTTGCTTGAAGTTTTAGATCCGGAGCAGAATGCATCATTTAGAGATCATTATTTGGATTTACCTTTTGATTTGTCAAATGTTCTATTCATAACCACAGCAAACACTCTCGATACAATTCCTAGACCTTTGCTTGACAGAATGGAGGTTATAAGACTATCAGGCTATATTATGGAAGAAAAATTAAAAATAGCTTCCAAATACATTATACCTAGACAGGTAAAAGCTCATGGGCTTGATATAAAATATATTAAATTCACAAACAAAGCTATTAGTAAAATAATAGACGGATATGCAAGAGAAGCCGGAGTTAGAAATTTTGAAAGAAGAATAGAGAGAATATGCAGAAAAATTGCCGCTTATATTGTAGAGTATAATAAAACAAGCTATGATTATACAATAGATGAAAATGATTTAGAGAAGTATCTTAAAAAGCCTATATTCACAGAAGATTTTACAGAGAAAGATTTAAAACCAGGAAACTCTATAGGTTTAGCTTGGACATCTTTAGGCGGTGCAACTCTTACAATAGAATCAATAAAGGTATCAGAAAAAAAAGATTCCGGAAACATACAGGTAACAGGACAGCTTGGCGATGTTATGAGTGAGAGTGTAGAGATAGCATATAGTTATGTAAAAAGCGTTGCTAAAGATTATGGTGTTCCTGAAAACTATTTTAATGATGCTATGATTCACTTACATATTCCTGAAGGGGCTACTCCTAAAGACGGACCTTCTGCAGGCATAACTATGGCTACTGCTTTGCTTTCTCTTTCTATGAACAAGGTTATAAGAAATGATACTGCCATGACAGGAGAGCTTTCTTTAAATGGAAAAGTTCTTCCTATAGGAGGCTTAAAAGAAAAAACTATAGCAGCAAAAAGACTTGGATTTATTAAGCATATTATAATACCTTATGAGAATATTAGGGATTTAGATGAGATTCCTGAGAATGTTAAAAAGGGACTTACTTTCCACCCTGTTAAAGATGTCAGAGAGGTATTTGATTTTATGTTTAAGTTGAATAAACTAAATAATAAAAAAGAAGTTAAAAAAAAATACAAGAAAAGCAAATAA
- a CDS encoding methyl-accepting chemotaxis protein, protein MINFNSLQFKISMFILVPFLIMLVISSIFNILSVNNVTKKLSYKVLEESAKGEAAKVESIVQEAFDSLSTFEYTVNNLYRSGERNREVYKNTTKDFFSTLPENTGALFLIFKNNVMGNDSDYTNDPNYSEAGGMFSDYVYRNNNSADDRGMTSEELKSDYYSVPVTTGNINITSIYDFEVGGKMVKMNTWSIPLKNNGEIIGVAGVDIFIDSLAPIMDNIKPFENTLTSLFDHNGTLLYNKENETNVGKNIYDAYPYYQDYNLLDKIKSGQTVIFEEFSATLNTKSTYIFVPIKLETGQNWGMKILVPNYIILEDSNNIRNMMIIILAVILVIVFIITPLIINKKVVFIIKLLAQDLTKLSKGDISWNTPPGFTELKDEWGEIARAIKNILDNLNNIVNTVKDSSEQVQSAANEVLSGNNDLSNRTETQASSLEETASTMNEMSSNVKYTVSDVSESTNMVIEAKDYVSKAGEIIEESVNKMDAVYEASSKIMDITKLIESIAFQTNILALNASVEAARAGEQGRGFAVVASEVRNLAQNTQESVKNITSLIVDSNDKINLAAVSVNESKDIFNDIAERMDKVSNLMQKVNAASHEQENGIEQINIAIKEMDSSVQQNAALVEEASSSSQLLLNEAQNLNKLIDFFKLR, encoded by the coding sequence ATGATTAATTTTAACAGTCTGCAGTTTAAAATAAGTATGTTTATACTAGTTCCTTTTTTGATTATGCTTGTTATATCAAGTATATTTAATATATTATCTGTTAATAATGTTACAAAAAAACTTTCGTATAAAGTATTAGAAGAAAGTGCAAAAGGAGAAGCTGCTAAAGTAGAATCTATTGTTCAGGAAGCATTTGATAGTTTGAGTACATTTGAATATACAGTAAATAATTTATATAGATCAGGTGAAAGAAACAGAGAAGTATATAAAAATACAACTAAAGACTTTTTTAGTACTTTGCCGGAAAACACAGGAGCATTGTTTCTTATATTTAAAAATAATGTAATGGGAAATGATTCTGATTATACAAATGATCCTAATTATTCAGAAGCAGGCGGCATGTTTTCTGATTATGTATATAGAAATAACAATTCTGCTGATGATAGAGGTATGACTAGCGAAGAATTAAAAAGCGATTATTATTCAGTACCTGTAACAACAGGAAATATTAATATTACATCTATATATGATTTTGAAGTCGGCGGTAAAATGGTAAAAATGAATACTTGGTCTATACCTTTAAAGAATAACGGAGAAATTATAGGTGTTGCCGGAGTAGATATATTTATTGATTCATTAGCTCCTATAATGGATAATATTAAGCCTTTTGAAAATACTCTCACTTCTTTATTCGATCATAATGGTACTTTGCTTTATAATAAAGAAAATGAAACTAATGTAGGTAAGAATATTTATGATGCATATCCTTATTATCAGGACTATAATTTATTAGATAAAATAAAATCAGGACAGACTGTTATCTTTGAAGAGTTCAGTGCTACATTAAATACTAAATCTACATATATATTCGTACCTATAAAACTAGAAACAGGTCAGAATTGGGGTATGAAAATACTAGTACCTAATTATATTATACTTGAAGACAGTAATAATATAAGAAATATGATGATTATAATTTTAGCTGTAATATTAGTAATAGTATTTATTATTACACCTTTAATAATTAATAAAAAAGTTGTATTTATCATTAAATTACTGGCTCAGGATTTAACTAAATTATCTAAAGGAGATATATCTTGGAATACACCTCCTGGATTTACGGAACTTAAAGATGAATGGGGCGAAATAGCAAGGGCAATTAAAAATATATTGGATAATTTGAATAATATTGTGAATACTGTTAAAGACTCGTCAGAACAAGTTCAAAGTGCCGCTAATGAGGTTCTTTCCGGAAATAATGATTTATCAAACAGAACAGAAACACAGGCTTCCAGCTTAGAAGAGACAGCATCAACTATGAATGAAATGTCTTCCAATGTTAAATATACAGTTTCTGATGTATCTGAAAGTACAAATATGGTTATTGAAGCGAAAGATTATGTAAGCAAAGCAGGAGAGATAATAGAAGAAAGTGTTAATAAAATGGATGCAGTTTATGAGGCTAGTTCTAAAATAATGGATATAACTAAATTAATAGAATCTATTGCTTTTCAAACTAATATACTTGCCCTTAATGCCTCTGTTGAAGCAGCACGTGCCGGCGAACAGGGAAGAGGATTTGCTGTTGTAGCAAGCGAAGTTAGAAACTTGGCACAAAATACGCAGGAGTCTGTTAAAAATATTACTTCTTTGATAGTTGATAGCAATGATAAAATTAATTTGGCTGCCGTAAGTGTTAATGAGTCTAAAGATATATTCAATGATATAGCAGAGAGAATGGATAAAGTTTCTAATTTGATGCAGAAAGTTAATGCCGCATCTCATGAACAGGAAAATGGAATAGAACAGATTAATATTGCTATAAAAGAAATGGATTCTTCTGTTCAGCAAAATGCTGCCTTAGTAGAGGAAGCTAGTTCTTCATCTCAGCTGCTTCTAAATGAAGCTCAAAATTTAAATAAATTAATTGATTTCTTTAAATTAAGATAA
- a CDS encoding VWA domain-containing protein — translation MDNNNIDYKNASRWRLILGSFAEDNIELESEYSEIDNALGFLYDREYSREAGYADFESKENRGGKGKSALTVPSWVAKVKRLFPKKTVEIMQAHALEKYNLTEMITDEDILKEMEPNMELLKNILTFKDMMNGSVKKLAYDIVRKVVDDIKKKMESDIKKVFYGKKLPNSTTQNKIFKNLDIKKTIRNNLKNYNIEDKTIFVDKLYFNQNIKKYNPWHIIILIDESGSMLDSVIYSSIMASIFSNLPYLSIKLIIFDTSIVDLSGSVKDPIDVLFKVQLGGGTDIVMALEYAKKITTAPDKTIVLLISDLYDSNDYKYMYKSARDIIESRSKLFVLPALDYNADASYDKEAAKQFAKIGAKVAAITPDELSKWISTVIS, via the coding sequence ATGGATAATAATAATATAGATTATAAAAATGCTTCAAGATGGCGTTTAATACTTGGAAGTTTTGCTGAAGATAATATAGAGCTTGAAAGCGAATATTCTGAAATTGACAATGCATTAGGTTTTTTGTATGACAGAGAATACAGCAGAGAAGCAGGGTATGCCGATTTTGAAAGTAAAGAGAATAGAGGCGGTAAAGGAAAAAGTGCTTTAACTGTTCCTTCTTGGGTTGCAAAGGTAAAAAGACTATTTCCTAAAAAAACTGTTGAAATCATGCAGGCCCATGCATTAGAGAAATATAACCTTACAGAGATGATTACTGATGAGGATATTTTAAAAGAGATGGAGCCTAATATGGAGCTTTTAAAAAATATTCTCACATTCAAAGATATGATGAACGGCAGTGTTAAAAAACTTGCCTATGATATAGTAAGAAAGGTGGTTGATGATATAAAAAAGAAAATGGAAAGTGATATAAAAAAAGTTTTCTATGGAAAAAAACTTCCTAACTCTACAACACAAAATAAAATATTCAAAAATCTTGATATAAAAAAAACAATAAGAAATAATTTAAAAAACTATAACATAGAAGATAAAACTATTTTTGTAGATAAATTATATTTCAATCAAAACATAAAAAAATATAATCCTTGGCATATTATAATATTAATAGATGAAAGCGGTTCTATGCTTGATTCTGTAATATATTCTTCAATAATGGCATCTATATTCTCAAATCTTCCATATTTATCAATAAAACTGATAATATTCGACACTTCAATAGTTGATCTAAGCGGAAGTGTAAAAGATCCAATAGATGTATTATTTAAAGTACAGTTAGGAGGGGGAACTGATATTGTTATGGCTTTGGAATATGCTAAAAAGATTACAACTGCACCTGACAAAACTATAGTACTTCTCATAAGCGATTTGTATGACAGCAATGATTATAAGTATATGTATAAAAGTGCTAGGGATATAATAGAATCAAGGTCTAAACTTTTCGTGCTTCCTGCTTTGGACTATAATGCGGATGCAAGTTATGATAAAGAGGCTGCTAAACAGTTTGCCAAAATAGGAGCTAAAGTTGCAGCTATAACACCTGATGAGCTTTCTAAATGGATAAGCACTGTAATATCATAA